The window tcttttactttaaacaaCATTTTAGTGGCGGACGTTAAAATAGCTAACGGGCTTTTAACAGCAGTACACACCATTTTGTTATGAGCAGATATTGTTGAGGGTAGTATAGGTATTTCTCCATTTACATTATATTCATTCCAAATGCAGACACCATTTTTATTTCTCCCGCTTTGTAATGTAGGGTTCCTCTACACAATCTTCACTCACCTCATTTTCTCTTCCATAGAATCATGGACTGGTTTATGAGGAAACGAGAGGATATGCATCATATATATGGTCAAAGAGAGTGCCCTACTTATACATGTATAATCGATAAAGCTTTTGATACCTATTCAACTATATGTATGTATCTGTGTAATATTTTTTGCATGTAGTAGTGTAAAAATTGGGGCTTTCACATTTTTtgagtatatatgtatgtatttgtgtttTTTATATCATGGGTTTTCTATTCTGCTATGTATTGTTAGAGTTGTATATGTGTGTAGATATTTTATACACTTGTTCATATGAAAATTgagctaaaattatatatttatgtggaaGTGTTTTATTCATCCATCACAAAGTATAAACACTTGCCGATCATCACCATGCTTAAGGAAATTCACAGGGCTTTAATGATAAGAATACAGAAAAGAAGAGACATGATGTTAGCCAGAGAAGATGCATTTTGCAGTACGGCAATGAAAAAACTGACCAAGTAAGTTAGTGAAAGActtgattaatatatgataatgtatgtAATCCTTATAAGTACATTGTGGCTGATAAAATTATACAGGGCAATAACTAGGTCTGCGGATACTCTCGTGGAATGGTCAGGAGGACTAGTGATGGTAAGGTTAAAGAAAAAGAAGTTGCGGAGGCTAGTGGGAAAACAATGAGACTGGACACTGGTGGCATCACTGGCACTAATCAGGCTAGTGAAAATAATGAACAAGTTGAAATAAGCCAAGGTGTTTCACAGCCTATTGATAATTTACAGGAAAGTCAGGAGTCCATCGTACAACCAACTCCACAGCCATCAAACACAAGCCAACTGCAAGGTGGTGTTTTTAACAGGCCTTTCATAAGACCAGGGATGGCAAATAAAATTCCAACCCCTTGAATCCAGAGCCTAGATACTTCTTACACAGGGGCCAAAAGGTGACTACCAGAAAGGAGCTTGAGAGAGTGAAATCTTTGAGAGCAacacaaaaaaacaaatatacttGAGTTCATGTGAACTATCTTTTGTAGTTGGGTTTAAAACCCTGAAATGGATGCTCTGTTTATTGTGTTGTTGGCACAAAATTTGGattgtagtatttttgaaagatgcactgatgatgtgattccgggaattatgttatttaatattttgtgaatttatCTTATTTAATGTTTCATTTAaggttatataattttaagcatttgaaaattttagagCCGTAAATTATTTATAGTCTAGTTAGTCTgggttaatttgaatttaatattacaagtctatctatttaaaaaatgatataaaagtAAAGAATAATTTAACAGTAAAGTTAATTAGTTAGAAAAGTAACTGTTCCGTCAAACATGTTAAGTCCGTTAGCtgatttaacgggagccactaAAATGCGCTTTAAAATGAAAGAATAGTCACTGATATGTAAAACAGGAAATGTAGCCACTTTTTTGTAAACCGGTGGTAAGTTTGGCTACCGAAATGCAACTGGCTCTATAAATAATTGAGAGTGGAAAACGAACTCGTAAAGAATTGTTTGGAACCATTTAGCTAAGGGTTGTGGTATTTAGATTCATTCGTAGGTACGTGTTAGAGAAACTAATTAATCcaaatttgaataaattctTAGCTCTTTGTAGAACGAAAATTGTGTAAATATGGTTTTCCAGAACTTACAGTAGATTGtttttgttaataaaatttatatttttaaccaAAATGGCCAACCTCATTGACTTGCCAGATGTTTATATTTAGTCATTGCAAGCTTATGATTTCCTGCTTAAAGCCGGGTAGAACATAGTTATATTATGAAATAAAGTAAATATTTGATGttgaaataaaattgaaatcCAGGGGTAGAGAGGTTTTTTCCAAGGGAAACTCTGTAGTTGCTAAAACCTATTTAAGTTAcaaatttgtgatttttgtcAAAAGATTACACAAACGGTCCACACTCCACAGTTAGTATTCTGAAGCCATGAAGAAATGGAGAGCACACTCTTTTTCTTTTAGATCTTTCTAACACTGGTCACTTGAAAGAGAGGCACTAGTTTCAGTTAAGGAAATAAAATACAGGTCAGACTGACACAACAATCTGTTCTTTTCATGTACATGATAAACTTTACAGGTTCATAAAAGATTACAATCCATGGAATTTCCATTTGAGATTTTAGCAATTAGTACATTTCTAACATTTCAGATCATTCAGTTCACAACTAACATAACTGTTCAGTTGAGGATATAAATCAACTGGAATAGTTGATTTAACTGCTGCCGACCTACTAAATTTTCTAGCAGCATACGAAAATTACAAACAAGCAAATGCCAGACACTTTAGAGACATGTAGATTGCGTAGGAGCAAACAAAGCAACAAGGGAAAATCCTACGGATCTTTAGCGATAAAAAAGCAAGTGTAGCAGTGGATTTGGCCGGTCATATTATATAACAACCTTTATGTTTTCGCTTATCCTTTTTTGTTTTCGGAGGATGAATTACCaccttgattgcagcatcaaaTACAGCCTTCACATTCTGCAGTGTACAATGAATTCTGAATTTCAAATAATTGTGGTCAAGAATAACTGGATAAATACACCATCAACTTAATAATTTTGCTGGGGTAGGACTTAGGAGATCATTCATGCAAGAAAATATGTATGAATGCAAAAAACTGACCTAGATGCAACTTCAAATCGTTTATTAGTGACACACAAATCAGTTGAATTTCTAAAGATGGCTTATAAAAGAGTCCAATGCTCCAACACAAGTTACAAGTGATCCTTAGTCAAGCGGGTACTTATCTTCTAAGTCCTAATTCATTTCTCACAAAGAAGTTGGCcatgaaaattattttctaatgttattaacaaaaaaataagttGTAAGTTTTTTTTCCTTATGAAAAATTGCTGATGCCACTAGTTTTTGTGATTCGGACGTAGTTCCTAAAATTCTCATGCCACAGTATATGTGCCATACCCGCTGTGTCTTGGAGCTGCACTCTATGTATGCCACTGCACCTATATGCTTCTTTAGTTCTTCACCCTGTAAAGCGTACATATTATTTAAGAAGAATAACAaggtgtgtctgtgtgtgtggaAAACACTCATTACTGGCATTCAACCACAAAACACTATCTACTAAGTCAAAGCACAAGATTAAGTTTATCGATCTGATAATAAAGATTATATGTTCTCTGAAATTGCTGGATATGGTTCTCTCACTTTTAGGTCACCCTTTCGTCATCATTAAGTTTGTTCAATCAGATAAGTTTCTTTCATACACACCATCACGACATAACAAACATATATTCTACTTGCCCTTTTGCAACAGAAGTGATGTATTATCTAGATAAAAACTTCAACTTTTAAATATAGATTCACAATATAACAAGTCTATGCCCGACAACTACAATTTGGTACACGGATAAGGATTTCATGTGAAATAATGCAAATACTAAAAGCTCGAATATAGGGAATGTGTAAAGAAAAAAGGGTACAAAATAAAACCTGTTCAGTGGAAATGACAGATGCACCCGGGTAATCCAACTGAAATTGTTTATCCTCTCTCAAATCTGTTAGCATTAGGGATATATATCAGACATAGAAAGACAGTGAGAGGGGGGTCAACAAGAAGTTTGTTTTTCTTGCTTTCATCATTTTATGTGGATTGCTAAGGTACCTATGGCCTCACAAACACCTAGCATCTCCACAAAAATAAAGTGTACTATAAAGAAAAACATGTGGGAAGTTACTTTAGTGCTCCTCAAAAGATAAAGCAAAGACTTTACCTCACacttttatatattgtttctcCTAAAATACTTATTTCATCTAAGACTTAATTGGAAAGCAAAGGCAACACACAATCACAGCAAGAAGAGTGAAATCACTAACCTAGTTTGGTACCCACAAGAACGATGGGTATAGATGGAGCATAATGCCTAAGCTCTGGGACCCACTTCAGCAACAAGAAGAGAGCAAATTATGGAAGATAAACAATTTTACATTTGGAGAGTAATTTATTATGAGTATTAGTGATCAAGATAATAGAAAATGAAcagcaaaagaaaaagaaaaagggtaCCTACTTTCTTAGCAATGTTCTCAAAGCTTGGCTTGCTAATAAGAGAGAAGGCAAGGATAAAAACATCAGCTCCTCT of the Daucus carota subsp. sativus chromosome 4, DH1 v3.0, whole genome shotgun sequence genome contains:
- the LOC108216522 gene encoding rac-like GTP-binding protein 5 isoform X1 translates to MGSNVVSTTKFIKCVTVGDGAVGKTCLLISYTSNTFPTDYVPTVFDNFSANVVVDGKTINLGLWDTAGQEDYNRLRPLSYRGADVFILAFSLISKPSFENIAKKWVPELRHYAPSIPIVLVGTKLDLREDKQFQLDYPGASVISTEQGEELKKHIGAVAYIECSSKTQRNVKAVFDAAIKVVIHPPKTKKDKRKHKGCYII
- the LOC108216522 gene encoding rac-like GTP-binding protein 5 isoform X2, translated to MGSNVVSTTKFIKCVTVGDGAVGKTCLLISYTSNTFPTDYVPTVFDNFSANVVVDGKTINLGLWDTAGQEDYNRLRPLSYRGADVFILAFSLISKPSFENIAKKWVPELRHYAPSIPIVLVGTKLDLREDKQFQLDYPGASVISTEQNVKAVFDAAIKVVIHPPKTKKDKRKHKGCYII